A region of the Lepidochelys kempii isolate rLepKem1 chromosome 24, rLepKem1.hap2, whole genome shotgun sequence genome:
aggtagttgaaagcagctatcaaatcagtaatgatactgacctcttctgtaaagtgccttgagacTACTggagaaaagcactatgtaagaaTTAGGTGTTATTATTACACCTGGGCAAACTTTATGTAAAACATCATCAGCTCATCAGTATGCAGGGCCGGGGAGAGTCAAGGCGATACCGCTTGTGAACGCTCCCATTCACTGTTCGCTGTGGATGCTGTTTGGTTGATTtcatagaatatagaatcatagaatatcagggttggaagggaccccagaaggtcatctagtccaaccccctgctcaaagcaggactaattcccagttaaatcatcccagccagggctttgtcaagcctgaccttaaaaacctctaaggaaggagattctaccacctccctaggtaacgcattccagtgtttcaccaccctcttagtgaaaaagttttcacTAAGTTTTCacttagtgaaaaagattttctgCAGGTCATTCAGCTGAGGGcatcctagtcagtttcacggttGTCTTTCTGGTCAGTTGCACATCCTGGTTCTGTGGCACACCAGCCTAGAGATGCTGTGCtcgggatcatagaatcataaaatatcagggttggaagggacctcaggaggtcatctagtccaacaccctgctcaaagcaggaccaacccccaactaaatcatcccagccagggctttgtcaagcctgaccttaaaaacctcaaaggaaggagattccaccacctccctaggtaacccattccagtgcttcaccaccctcctcgtgaaaacatttttcctaatatccaacctaaacctcccccactgaaacttgagaccattactccttgttctgtcatctgctaccactgagaacagtctagatccatcctctctggaaccccctttcaggtagttgaaagcagccatcaaatcccacctcattcttctcttccgcatactaaacaatcccagttccctcagcctctcctcataagtcatgtgttccagtcccctaatcatttttgttgccctctgctggacgctttccaatttttccacatccttcttatcgtgtggggcccaaaactggacacagactCCCAGATGAGGATCTGACATTTCTGTTTGTGCTGAGCTAAATCCTGAAGTTTTGGTCCAGTTCtgatgcaggttttttttttttttaaatcactgtagctcaacaggagttttgcctgtgAAGAGACTAAAAACTGGATCCCCAAAATCTAGCTCATTAAAACTCATTTCCCCCCCTTTACAATATCTAAATTTTGGGCCTAATCCCAGTGGACACACTCCAAAGCAGTTTCAGTCAGTGGTTTACGTGCTCTCTAATGACTGAAAGTCACCTGAGCCTCACGGCTGCTCCATGGGCTCAGTGCAATGAGTTTGTAGGTCTCAGTTCAGTCCCCAGAGCTCGGTGATGGGAGGCGCCATGCACTGGAGCCTCTTCACATCAGAGTTTTATTTTGATCCGTATCCACATCACAGAAACTACTGTGATAAATGACCCCCCTCGTCTGAGCTCTGCAGAGGGTGCTTCAGGAAGCAGGACTCCAGGGGCCCTGGAGATGCTCTCCAGCAGTCCGAGAGGAGATCAGCCTTGCCCCAGCCCTTCAGAAGTGAGGTGGGGTAAGTGGGTAAATGACGTGTACCTCTGCTGTGCAGAAACCCAGACAGTGCTAGAGGATCTTAGGATGGAACCCCACCCCCTGCTAGTCTGCATGCTGAACAATGCCAATTCTGCTGCAATGCCGGCTACCCCCTGGTGAGCTCCTGAGTACATTAGCCAGCTCAGCCACGGGCGCTGGGGAGGGGCTGTTGGGGACGGCCACTGGCTTCTTCCTCCCGTCAAGGCTctgctaatcatagaatcatagaatatcagggttggaagggacctcaggaggtcatctagtccaaccccctgctcaaagcaggaccaatccccaactaaatcatccctaaATGTCTCTGCTCTGTTCACTCCTCCCTCTACCCCAGAGTGCCCTGAGCAGCAGGATGAGTGCTATCACCCTCCGTtgcacagagggagggggaaactgaggcacagggacttTACCCAAGGCCAGGCAgccaatcagtggcagagcctgagGCCCTCACCACTGAGCCATGCTGGCAGCCcatagcccaggaggggtggcaCAGGGCAAGTGTGGGGGCAGCTCAGGGAAGGGAGCTGGCAGGAAGCCAGGCCCATGGAAGGGGAGCGGGAGCCAGGTTGGGGCTCTGAGGGGCTGTATTTTGAGTGGGGGCTAGAAGGCAAGATCAGAAGTTGGGAGGGATTTAGGGGGctatggggagtggggggcaccatGGAGATAATCAGGAATTGGGGGTGGACCTGGAAGGGTGGTTATGTGGAGTTGGAGTCACTGGGGGCAATCAGGGGTTAGGGGTTGGTCTGGGGTTGAGTGGAGTCAGGGGGCACCAGGAAGgcaatcaggagttgggaggtaaGCCTGAGGGGGTTTAGAGGAGTTGGGGGTTGCAAGAGGGAAGTCTGGAGTTGGGGTTGGGTTCGGGGGTGATGGGGTTGAGGGGAGTTGAGGGTcactggggggcagtcaggagttgGAGTTGGATTTGGGATGGTTGAGGAGAGTTGGGGAACATCCAGGAGAGCAATCAGGAGTTGGGGTTGGGTCTGGGGGGTTGAGGGGAgtttgggagctgctggggggcagtcagggttgGGTCTGGGGTTCAGGGAAGTTGGGGGGCACCAGGGGAGCAATCAGGAGTTGAGGGAAAGCCTGAGGAGTAAGGGGAGTTAGGGGTCACCAGGGAGATAATCAAGAGTTGATCGAAGAGCTGGGACACCATAGTGGGGGGTAGAGGGAGCACTGGAGGTGGGTCTGTAGGTCCTCAGCGCTATAAGAGTTAAGTGTCCTTACTGGGAAAGTGGGGGGTGCATCTATTTATCCCCAGTGTCCTGCTTGCTCCCTCAGACTCTAAGGAGCTTGGCCAGGGCAGCTAGCCTCCAGGGTGCTAAGATGGCGAAGGAGAACTCTGGCTTCTCCACCATCCCCGAGACTCCGGTGAGTGAGGCAAAGCCCCCGCTCTGTTCCCGCCCGTCCAAGGCCTCAGCGCGGCTCCGCAGGGATAACGAGCGGGAGAAGGCCGAGAAGAAGAAAAGGCGCCAGCGGTATGTGGAGAAGGGCGGCAAGTGCAACGTGCAGCACGGCAACGTGCGGGAGACCTACCGCTACCTCACGGACATCTTCACCACCCTGGTGGACCTCAAGTGGCGCTTCAGCCTGTTGGTCTTCACCCTGGCCTATGCCATCACCTGGCTCTTCTTTGGCCTCATCTGGTGGTTCATTGCCTATTGCCGTGGCGACCTGGACCACCTGGAGGACCACACCTGGACGCCCTGTGTCAACAACCTCAATGGGTTCGTCTCGGCCTTCCTCTTCTCCATCGAGACAGAGACCACCATTGGCTATGGTCACCGGGTCATTACAGACAAGTGTCCTGAAGGCATCATCCTCTTGTTGCTGCAGGCCATCCTGGGCTCCATGGTCAACGCCTTCATGGTGGGCTGCATGTTCGTCAAGATCTCCCAGCCCAACAAGCGGGCCGAGACCCTCGTCTTCTCCTCCCACGCCGTGGTCTCACTGCGCGACGACCACCTGTGCCTCATGTTCCGGGTTGGGGACCTGCGCAGCTCCCACATTGTGGAGGCCTCCATCCGGGCCAAGCTGATCAAGTCCaagcagacccaggagggggagtTTATCCCCCTCAACCAGACGGACATCAACGTGGGCTTCGAGACGGGCGATGACCGCCTCTTCCTGGTCTCGCCCCTCATCATCAGCCACGAGATCAATGAGCACAGCCCCTTCTGGGAGGTCTCCAGGGAGCAGCTGGCGAAGGACGAGTTTGAGATTGTCGTCATTTTGGAAGGGATGGTGGAGGCCACAGGTAAGATGTTTTGCCTGGGGTCCCCCAGGATCATACTGGACTAGGATGGGTTTTGGGCCTAACCCAGGCTAATGCTGGTTTGGGGACAGGGTTTACCTTGAATCTGCCCCAGTCTTGCCCTGGATCTAGTCCAGATTTGGGCCTAATCCAGACTCTCACTAGTTCTTGTTCAGTTTTGGGACCATATTTGGACTGAGTCCGTTCTAGTCTCACACAAACTCCAGTCCAGGTTTTGAGCCTATCCTAGGTTCACACTTTCCCAGCCAGTTTAGGGACAAGGTTCAGAGTGAGTTCCTCCTAGGCTCAGGCTGGATCCAATCCAGGTCTTGGGCAGCATTTAACTTGGGAGGTGAGCATGTGGCTGCTCCACTTGCACCCCTGAGCAGCTGCACTGGGTCAGAACACATCACTTACAGGGGCGGGGTGTGTCCTTTTTTGCCCATAGGAATCCAGACCAAGACTTTTCCCCAGGCTGGGCTCACCTGGGATTCTACCTcaggactgctcagcccacaccctaggTGCTCCCTCCCCAGACAGCCTGCTCCTATTTGTCTTGTTTCTGGGCGGGCAGTGCCTCCTAGCTTCAGTGAGTTGAGAAAGCTCACTTGCCATTCCCCAGCTGGATCCACAGTGGGGAGTGTGCCAGCCTATTACATTCCTCCCCATGCCGTCTGGTTTCCTCCCCAGATATGTAGCCTCTTTGCGATCCAACTCCAAAGAAGCCTGTGGTTGTCTGGTGCTCTGCCATCTCTGTCAGCCGCACTCCTGATCTCCCCTGGAGCTCACCTTCTGCCTCATTCCTGGTCACATCTCATCCATATAGCAATGGAAGCAACAGAGCCACTTaaaggataacaacctactactcCTGACAGCTAATGGAATTATTCCTTTTGCTCAAGAGGTTGAGAGAGGTCTGTGCTGCAATGCTAAAAGTGGGATCCAGGCCACTGGTACAAAACCCTCTGATAACCCATGAAGGTAGAGGTAAAATGCTTACACAGATCATGGGTACAAGGCACTGGCTCAGAGCTATgtgatctgggttcagttctggctctgccacttacTCCCTTTGATTTTTGGGTTGGTCACGATCTCTCACTGGGCATcaggttccccagctgtaaaatgggaatttaCACTGTGAGCTCTTTCAGGCAGGAACTGTCTATccctgtctgtgcagtgcctggcacgatGGGGCACTGATTTCGGGGAAGGACtgtgtgcagcgcctggcaccgTGGGGCCCCACTCTCAGTCTGATCTTGGTTATGTTCTGTAAGCACGACCTTTATCCAAATAATATGTTGGGTGCATTTGAGTTAGTTAATTAAAaacgaaaaagaaaaaaaaagggcagcTGGAAGAAATAGGAACCCTAAGAGAAGATCATTAAATAAACAGCAATTCCTGTTTGATTCAATCAGTAGGGAATGAATCACCATTACTCTGAAGAAGCTAAAAACAATTCTCCTTTATTCTGAAGCTTCATGTCAAGTACAGGCAATAAACCATCACACCATTGACAGAAGCTGGTGGTAGGAATGCGTCATTTATTCCCTGTTAATGACCTGGAGCCTTTGTGTAAATGAAATCTGTGCTACTCAGGGTGCTGGAGGCCTTCTGCTCTGACGCGGGCACTTCTGTGCTGCAGTGCTAGCTAGCTGTTCTCTTCGCTGTTACGCACCAGTTCCATTGGCCGCTGATCGATGTAATCGAACAGGACGTGCTCTGTAGTGAAGAGGGCTCTTCGGGTGGCAGTGGCtgtgtgattaaggcactggacagGGGCTCGGGGGATCGGGATTCAATTTCTGGGGCTCCCACAGGCTCCCTGCGTGACCCTTAAAGACACATAGCTCTTAGTTTTCAGCTGTGACTAATGGCTTTGAGtgctgaccccccccacccccgcaactgAAAATCCAGCTCCTGTCACGAATtcagcccccttcccccgccaGATCACTTCTCCCTTTCAAAAATGTAAACCCTGACCTTTCCGCACCTCAGATTCCCCATCTGTCACACTGTGACGATTATTATTTATAGTAgggtagtgcctagaagccccactAAGGTCGTGGCACCATCATGCCGGATGCGGCACAGACACatagaggcagtccctgcccccaaacagtTCCTGATTTAGATTAGACAGGCAAAGAACCCAAGGCCCCAAGAgtggaaatgacttgcccaaggtcatgcagcaggtcagtggcagagatgggactaaaacccaggtctcctgagcgcCAGGTCAGTGCTTTATTCACTCGACCACACTACCCTTTAAAGCCGGGCTAATAATGCTGCCCCCCATGGGTGATGTGAGGCTACATTCATTGAggtttgtgaggcactcagggtCTGCCATGATGGGGCCAGATAAGCAGCGGCAGATAGCCGGGGAGTGCCGCAGCCTTTCCTTTTGCAGGTCCATAGCGACAGCAGCCCCTGGGCCCTCCTTTTGTGAACCTCAGAGACGTGGCGTTCTGGGAGAGATACAGAGTGGGCACAGGTTTTATTCTAGCTGTCTGTTGGCACAATCTAGCATCCGGAGCAAGTGTTACAGCAGCCAGCACCTTGTGCCCAGCCATCTGCCCACAGACCACGAGGCCTTCCCAgaacacagtttgagaactgctgggctTCGCATTTCAGTATGGGGGTTGTATGTTCAAAGCACTTTTCAGACGTCTGTTAACCCTCACAGAACTGCTATGAAGTAGGTAGCGAACTGTGATTTGTATTGCAGTGGCACATAGAGGCACCAAATgaagtcagggccccattgtgctgggcactacCCAGAGCCTGTCTGAGCTCAGGACCCCCCGAATtgggctggacactgcagagacccaactaagatcagggctccCATTGCCCCAGGAATTgcacagaccccagctgagatcagggtccccatTGTGCCAAGTGGGGCATAGAGCCCCACCGAGATCAGgggcccattgtgccaggtgcagCCCAGATCCTGACTGAGATTGGGGCCACATTGGGTTTGACACTGCACAAACTCTAACCAAGATCAGGGTCCTATTGTGGAGGGTGCTTCACAGACGCATAATGAGACACAGtcggtgcttaatttgtgccagggctgagccccggcacctctaggcttggcagttcagagccccggcacctctgggcttccCATGTCagttataaaagtaaaaaaattgcttgagccccccgcacctaattgcttgagccctgggacttctttcattacaaattaagtgctGGATACAGTCCCTGTCTGGAAATGCTCACAGTCTGactagacaaggcagacacagtgAGGTAGTAGTCTCACCAGGATACtggtgtggaaactgaggcacagtgaggggaAGAGATTTGCCTGAAGCGACCCAGTGAGTCAGTAGGACTAGAATCCAAGTCTCTAAACTCTAACCCAGAGACCATGCCCCAGCCATCTAAACACTGATGGAAACAGCCAAAATGGCCGGCAGTGTGTTCTAGCGGACAGAGCACTGGACAGCGACTCAGGAAACCCGGGAACTCTCTCGGCCTCTgtcactggctggctgggtgactttgggcagcTCACGtcacccctctgcctcagtttgcccagcTGCGAAAGGGGGACAAGGATCCTGAGCTGCTCTGAAAGCGACAGAGGAGATGCGCTAGAGAAGTGCGCTAGGTCTCATTCTTATAGTGTCAAATCCCGGGCGTTCTGTGGAAATTTTCCAGTGGCACTTTGGCTAAGAGGGGAGACCAAGCAATGGCCTCAGccgcagcccagcctggctgccatgctctgggcagcacagaGATGATGAAGGACAGGATCCTGCCTCCTGGGGATTTGTTGAAAAAATTCTCCCCAGGGCCCCATCTTCCCAGGGCTCACGGCCTTCCTGTCCATTCTCTCCCCCTCGTCCCTTGCTCCTGGACATGGGAGcagcagcttttatttttaaacctgttCCTCGCCCCGTCACATCACGGGGAGTTATGTAACCCTGCCGTTAAGTGCAACGTTCGTCACCACGGCAACCCAGGCCCATGTCACCAGTGGAGAATTCTGCCTCTTGGCTGGCTCTGAGCGAGGGTAGGAGCAGGTCAAGAGCAGATGCATCCCCTGG
Encoded here:
- the KCNJ9 gene encoding G protein-activated inward rectifier potassium channel 3; the protein is MAKENSGFSTIPETPVSEAKPPLCSRPSKASARLRRDNEREKAEKKKRRQRYVEKGGKCNVQHGNVRETYRYLTDIFTTLVDLKWRFSLLVFTLAYAITWLFFGLIWWFIAYCRGDLDHLEDHTWTPCVNNLNGFVSAFLFSIETETTIGYGHRVITDKCPEGIILLLLQAILGSMVNAFMVGCMFVKISQPNKRAETLVFSSHAVVSLRDDHLCLMFRVGDLRSSHIVEASIRAKLIKSKQTQEGEFIPLNQTDINVGFETGDDRLFLVSPLIISHEINEHSPFWEVSREQLAKDEFEIVVILEGMVEATGMTCQARSSYLMDEVLWGHRFMSVLSLEDGFYEVDYNSFHQTFEVPTPSCSAKELAEATARMDAHLYWSIPSRLDEKVEEGTEKEAGDKERNGSLANSETVQINERGPLREGAGGGFL